A genomic stretch from Streptomyces sp. QL37 includes:
- a CDS encoding C40 family peptidase, with protein sequence MNRRHCAAAAITLVCALALLTAPVQAMAAPVPEPSPTATSSASPKKSLEEVREEIDTLYRKAGAATDAYNLAEEQSKKQSSEIVRLTKSIADGRARIAELKDRAGAQAREQYRNGGLPPGAQLMLSGNPDLFMDGINQARQGQQATKGMLTELEQAQEDLETYTKDANLNLEKIEAGRVKQAKAKKSIDGQIAAAEKLESQLAKEERARLLQLEKDAASTAQAAWLSSGALKDINREASSAGKQAVAFATAQIGKPYVWGAEGPGSYDCSGLTSQAWAAAKQPIPRTSQEQWRQLPRIDIEDMRPGDLIIYHSDASHVGMYVGDGSIVHAPRPGRDVTLTGAGSMQILGVVRPDK encoded by the coding sequence GTGAACCGACGCCACTGTGCCGCTGCCGCGATCACCCTGGTCTGCGCACTGGCCCTGCTGACCGCGCCGGTCCAGGCCATGGCGGCCCCGGTCCCCGAGCCCAGCCCCACCGCCACCTCCTCCGCCTCTCCGAAGAAGAGCCTCGAAGAGGTCCGTGAGGAGATCGACACCCTCTACCGCAAGGCCGGGGCGGCGACGGACGCGTACAACCTCGCCGAGGAGCAGTCGAAGAAGCAGTCCAGCGAGATCGTCCGGCTGACGAAGTCGATCGCCGACGGTCGGGCGAGGATCGCCGAACTGAAGGACAGGGCGGGCGCCCAGGCCCGCGAGCAGTACCGCAACGGCGGACTCCCCCCGGGCGCGCAGCTGATGCTGAGCGGCAATCCGGACCTCTTCATGGACGGCATCAACCAGGCCAGGCAGGGCCAGCAGGCCACCAAGGGCATGCTGACCGAACTGGAGCAGGCCCAGGAGGACTTGGAGACCTACACCAAGGACGCCAACCTCAACCTGGAGAAGATCGAGGCCGGCCGCGTCAAGCAGGCCAAGGCCAAGAAGAGCATCGACGGGCAGATCGCGGCGGCGGAGAAGCTCGAATCGCAGCTGGCCAAGGAGGAGCGGGCCAGGCTTCTCCAGCTGGAGAAGGACGCCGCTTCCACGGCCCAGGCCGCCTGGCTCTCCTCCGGCGCGCTCAAGGACATCAACCGCGAGGCGAGCTCCGCCGGCAAGCAGGCGGTGGCCTTCGCGACCGCCCAGATCGGCAAGCCGTACGTATGGGGGGCCGAGGGCCCCGGTTCGTACGACTGCTCGGGGCTGACCTCACAGGCCTGGGCGGCGGCGAAGCAGCCGATCCCCCGGACGTCGCAGGAGCAGTGGCGGCAGCTGCCCCGCATCGACATCGAGGACATGCGCCCCGGCGACCTGATCATCTACCACAGCGACGCCAGTCACGTCGGGATGTACGTCGGAGACGGCTCGATCGTGCACGCCCCCCGGCCCGGCCGGGACGTCACGCTGACGGGCGCGGGCTCCATGCAGATCCTGGGCGTGGTCCGGCCGGACAAGTAG
- a CDS encoding class I SAM-dependent methyltransferase, producing the protein MHQRPIGTATRGTTNPNRLRRMDRWIAATHGPALRRGDAPVAVDLGYGAAPWTAVELLERLRTAEPRTAVVGVEIDPARVAAAQPYEREGLSFVHGGFEIPTAGRPLLIRAANVLRQYDEGEVAAVWQRLCARLAPDGLLVEGTCDEIGRRHVWVALGPEGPRTVTFATRLGSLDRPSDLAERLPKALIHRNVPGEPVHAFLRDLDRAWATASPYASLGARQRWIAAVRAVSADWPLTDGVRRWRQGEITVRWSALRPATG; encoded by the coding sequence ATGCACCAGCGCCCCATCGGCACCGCGACCCGCGGGACCACCAACCCCAACCGGCTGCGCCGCATGGACCGCTGGATCGCCGCCACCCACGGCCCCGCACTGCGCCGCGGCGACGCGCCCGTCGCGGTCGACCTCGGCTACGGCGCCGCCCCCTGGACCGCCGTCGAACTGCTGGAGCGGCTGCGTACCGCCGAGCCGCGCACGGCCGTCGTGGGCGTCGAGATCGACCCCGCCCGGGTGGCGGCGGCGCAGCCGTACGAGCGCGAGGGCCTCTCCTTCGTGCACGGCGGCTTCGAGATCCCCACCGCCGGCCGGCCGCTCCTCATCCGGGCCGCGAACGTGCTGCGCCAGTACGACGAGGGCGAGGTCGCCGCGGTCTGGCAGCGGCTCTGCGCCCGGCTCGCCCCGGACGGGCTGCTGGTCGAGGGCACCTGCGACGAGATCGGCCGCCGGCACGTCTGGGTCGCGCTGGGCCCGGAAGGCCCGCGCACGGTCACCTTCGCGACCCGGCTCGGCTCGCTGGACCGCCCCTCCGACCTGGCCGAACGCCTCCCGAAGGCCCTGATCCACCGCAACGTGCCGGGCGAGCCCGTCCACGCCTTCCTGCGGGACCTCGACCGGGCCTGGGCCACGGCCTCCCCTTACGCGTCACTGGGCGCGCGGCAGCGCTGGATCGCGGCGGTCCGCGCGGTCTCCGCCGACTGGCCCCTGACGGACGGTGTACGGCGGTGGCGGCAGGGCGAGATCACCGTGCGCTGGTCCGCGCTGCGGCCGGCCACGGGGTGA
- the mshA gene encoding D-inositol-3-phosphate glycosyltransferase codes for MSQYVSRLGSSRAAPRIRFPGTFAGHRKPRRVAMLSVHTSPLHQPGTGDAGGMNVYIVELARRLAAIGIEVEIFTRATTGGLPPTVELAPGVLVRHVDAGPYEGLAKEELPAQLCAFTHGVMQAWAGQRPGYYDLVHSHYWLSGQVGWLAAQRWGVPLVHAMHTMAKVKNAALAEGDTPEPAARVIGETQIVHASDRLIANTAGEADELVRFYDADPASVAVVHPGVNLERFRPGDGRAAARARLGLPQDALIPLFAGRIQPLKAPDVLLRAVAVLLDRDPSLRSRILVPVVGGPSGSGLAKPEGLQKLAARLGIADVVRFHPPVGQDQLADWFRAASVLVMPSYNESFGLVAIEAQAAGTPVVAAAVGGLPVAVRDGVSGFLIPGHDPEAYAQALSRFADSAELADRMGEAAAAHAQSFGWDTAASATADVYTAAMHDHRRRARSHHG; via the coding sequence GTGAGCCAGTACGTCTCCCGGCTCGGCAGCAGCCGTGCGGCACCCCGTATCCGCTTCCCGGGCACGTTCGCCGGCCACCGTAAGCCGCGCCGTGTCGCGATGCTCTCCGTGCACACCTCCCCGCTGCACCAGCCCGGCACGGGCGACGCCGGCGGTATGAACGTCTACATCGTGGAGCTGGCCAGGCGCCTCGCCGCGATCGGCATCGAGGTCGAGATCTTCACCCGGGCCACCACCGGCGGGCTGCCCCCGACGGTCGAGCTGGCTCCCGGGGTCCTGGTCCGGCACGTCGACGCGGGGCCCTACGAAGGTCTCGCCAAGGAGGAGCTGCCCGCACAGCTCTGTGCCTTCACCCACGGCGTGATGCAGGCGTGGGCCGGCCAGCGCCCCGGCTACTACGACCTGGTCCACTCCCACTACTGGCTGTCCGGCCAGGTCGGCTGGCTCGCCGCGCAGCGCTGGGGCGTCCCGCTCGTCCACGCCATGCACACCATGGCGAAGGTCAAGAACGCCGCGCTCGCGGAGGGCGACACCCCGGAGCCGGCCGCCCGCGTCATCGGCGAGACCCAGATCGTCCACGCCTCCGACCGGCTCATCGCGAACACCGCGGGGGAGGCCGACGAGCTCGTCCGCTTCTACGACGCGGACCCGGCGTCCGTCGCAGTCGTGCACCCCGGGGTGAATCTGGAGCGCTTCCGCCCCGGCGACGGCCGCGCGGCCGCGCGCGCCCGCCTCGGACTGCCGCAGGACGCCCTGATCCCGCTGTTCGCGGGACGCATCCAGCCGCTGAAGGCCCCGGACGTGCTGCTGCGCGCCGTCGCCGTGCTCCTGGACCGTGATCCCTCGCTGCGCTCGCGCATCCTCGTACCCGTCGTCGGAGGCCCCAGCGGCAGCGGGCTCGCCAAGCCGGAGGGCCTCCAGAAGCTCGCGGCGCGCCTCGGCATCGCCGATGTCGTCCGGTTCCACCCGCCGGTCGGCCAGGACCAGCTCGCCGACTGGTTCCGGGCGGCGTCCGTCCTGGTCATGCCCTCGTACAACGAGTCCTTCGGGCTGGTCGCCATTGAGGCCCAGGCGGCCGGTACGCCCGTCGTCGCGGCGGCGGTGGGCGGTCTCCCGGTCGCCGTACGGGACGGAGTCAGCGGCTTCCTGATCCCCGGCCACGACCCGGAGGCCTACGCGCAGGCGCTGAGCCGCTTCGCGGACAGCGCCGAGCTGGCCGACCGGATGGGCGAGGCCGCAGCCGCTCACGCACAGTCGTTCGGCTGGGACACGGCGGCGTCGGCCACCGCAGACGTGTACACGGCGGCGATGCACGATCACCGGCGCCGCGCCCGCTCGCACCACGGCTGA
- a CDS encoding YbjN domain-containing protein, which produces MADVSDEAAAAQVIEATLKDAELEWESPGPGNYVVKLPGTRKLSTTCSLIVGQHSLSLNAFVIRHPDENDAAVHRWLLEHNLRLFGVSYAIDQLGDIYLVGKLPLSVVTRDELDRLLGAVLEAADGAFNPLLELGFASAIRKEYAWRVERGESTRNLDAFTHLTRRPS; this is translated from the coding sequence ATGGCTGACGTATCCGACGAGGCAGCAGCGGCGCAGGTCATCGAGGCGACGCTGAAGGACGCGGAGCTCGAATGGGAGAGCCCCGGGCCCGGGAACTACGTCGTGAAGCTGCCCGGCACGCGCAAACTGTCCACGACCTGTTCCCTGATCGTCGGGCAGCACTCCCTCTCCCTCAACGCGTTCGTCATCCGTCACCCCGATGAGAACGACGCGGCCGTGCACCGCTGGCTCCTGGAGCACAACCTTCGTCTCTTCGGGGTGAGTTACGCCATCGACCAGCTCGGCGACATCTATCTCGTCGGCAAGCTCCCGCTCTCGGTCGTCACGCGTGACGAGCTCGACCGGCTGCTCGGCGCGGTCCTGGAGGCGGCGGACGGCGCGTTCAACCCGCTGCTGGAGCTGGGTTTCGCGAGCGCGATCCGCAAGGAGTACGCCTGGCGGGTGGAGCGCGGCGAATCGACACGCAACCTGGACGCCTTCACGCATCTCACGCGGCGCCCTTCCTGA
- a CDS encoding aminoglycoside phosphotransferase family protein, whose translation MSVDATTAVLEAVGAPEPASVEPLTGGTYNSVSRVTFGDGREWVVKIPPAHAAGLSHEQRLLVNEVTFYGAAAGAGAAIPQVVHSELDPGAPAGAYVVMTARPGRPWSAVAGDLTAGETRALRAELGSIVGRLHGVTGPGGFGYPAEPLGPLSPTWREAFTAMTDAVLADAGRYGARLPYPVGLIREVLAGASDVLDDVTRPALVHFDLWQGNVLVTGEPGARRIGGIIDGERMFWGDPVADLVSTSLFGDPETDLDFLGGYAAATGAPLDFTPSVRRRIDLCRSYLYLIMLTETVPRSVGPDAVEMTWNEVAPRLVTALKALM comes from the coding sequence GTGTCCGTCGACGCCACAACAGCCGTGCTGGAAGCCGTGGGAGCCCCCGAGCCCGCGTCCGTCGAGCCGCTCACCGGGGGCACGTACAACAGCGTCTCCCGCGTGACCTTCGGCGACGGCAGGGAGTGGGTGGTGAAGATCCCCCCGGCGCACGCCGCCGGTCTGAGCCACGAACAGCGCCTGCTCGTCAACGAGGTCACCTTCTACGGCGCCGCCGCCGGAGCCGGTGCCGCTATCCCGCAGGTCGTGCACAGCGAGCTCGACCCCGGGGCGCCGGCCGGGGCGTACGTCGTCATGACCGCGCGCCCCGGGCGGCCCTGGAGCGCGGTCGCCGGTGATCTCACGGCCGGCGAGACACGTGCCCTGCGTGCCGAGTTGGGGAGCATCGTCGGCCGGCTGCACGGAGTCACGGGCCCCGGCGGCTTCGGGTATCCCGCCGAGCCCCTGGGGCCGCTCTCTCCCACCTGGCGTGAGGCGTTCACGGCGATGACCGACGCCGTGCTCGCGGACGCCGGGAGATACGGGGCGAGGCTGCCGTACCCCGTGGGGCTGATCCGCGAGGTGCTCGCCGGGGCGTCGGACGTGCTGGACGACGTCACCCGGCCCGCCCTGGTCCACTTCGACCTCTGGCAGGGGAACGTCCTGGTGACCGGGGAGCCCGGAGCCCGGCGCATCGGCGGGATCATCGACGGTGAGCGGATGTTCTGGGGCGATCCGGTCGCCGATCTCGTCTCCACGTCACTCTTCGGAGACCCGGAGACGGACCTGGACTTCCTCGGTGGATACGCGGCCGCGACGGGCGCACCGCTCGACTTCACGCCGTCCGTACGCCGCCGGATCGACCTCTGCCGCAGCTACCTCTACTTGATCATGCTCACCGAGACGGTGCCCCGGAGCGTGGGGCCCGACGCGGTGGAGATGACATGGAACGAGGTGGCGCCGAGGCTCGTCACGGCGCTGAAGGCGCTGATGTAG